A genomic window from Agrobacterium tumefaciens includes:
- a CDS encoding response regulator, with protein MSVSTRIAPHLPYLRRFARAVCGSQSTGDAYVAATLEALIADISIFPQTSSDRASLYQLFVSIFSSVTINIKADENLSGWEKRASANLSAVPPLARQAFLLTTVEEFTPSEAAEVLKVSEERVGQLIDEAASEIARQVATDIMIIEDEPLIAMDIEQMVTDLGHRVTGIARTHTEALDLFHRTQPKMILADIQLADGSSGLDAMKDILQMTSLPVIFITAFPERLLTGERPEPTFLVTKPFNPDMVKALISQALFFNESSRVAA; from the coding sequence ATGTCAGTTTCTACACGCATCGCACCGCACCTGCCATATCTGCGCAGGTTCGCGCGTGCCGTTTGCGGCTCACAATCCACGGGCGATGCCTATGTTGCGGCAACACTCGAAGCTCTGATTGCCGATATCAGCATCTTCCCGCAGACAAGCAGCGATCGGGCTTCGCTCTATCAATTGTTCGTATCGATCTTTAGTTCCGTCACGATCAATATTAAGGCTGACGAAAACCTGTCGGGATGGGAAAAACGCGCCTCTGCGAACCTCTCCGCCGTCCCGCCTCTCGCCCGTCAGGCTTTCCTTCTGACCACGGTCGAGGAGTTCACGCCTTCGGAAGCAGCAGAGGTTCTGAAAGTGTCCGAAGAACGCGTCGGCCAGTTGATCGACGAGGCGGCCTCGGAAATCGCGCGTCAGGTGGCGACCGATATCATGATTATCGAGGATGAACCTCTGATCGCCATGGATATCGAGCAGATGGTCACCGATCTCGGCCACCGCGTCACGGGCATTGCCCGCACGCATACCGAGGCGCTCGACCTCTTCCATCGCACCCAGCCGAAGATGATCCTTGCCGACATCCAGCTTGCCGATGGCAGTTCCGGCCTCGATGCAATGAAGGACATCCTCCAGATGACGTCCCTGCCGGTGATTTTCATTACGGCTTTTCCGGAGCGACTTCTGACGGGTGAACGTCCTGAACCGACTTTCCTTGTTACCAAGCCGTTTAACCCGGATATGGTGAAAGCGCTTATCAGCCAGGCTCTGTTTTTCAACGAAAGCTCTCGCGTCGCGGCGTGA